One Pseudorhodoplanes sinuspersici DNA segment encodes these proteins:
- a CDS encoding exodeoxyribonuclease III: MKLKITTWNVNSVRFRIDLVAKFIKAARPDVLCLQETKCPDDKFPLKRFKRLGYEHAAMNGQKGYHGVVVLSRFPFESTSKRGFCGLTDSRHISVVLGEQAGLKDPIVVHNLYVPAGGDIPNPDVNPKFKHKLSFLDEMRDCEEVHVNGNARSILLGDLNVAPREHDVWSHKQLLDIVSHTPIETEKLNAAQKAGGWVDAMRELVPEPTKLYTWWSYRSPDWKAADKGRRLDHMWLAPALMDRVSDIKISKEARGWAQPSDHVPVTATFEV, encoded by the coding sequence ATGAAGCTGAAGATCACAACCTGGAACGTCAATTCGGTGCGGTTCCGCATCGACCTCGTGGCAAAATTCATCAAGGCGGCGCGGCCGGATGTCCTGTGTCTGCAGGAAACGAAATGTCCTGACGACAAGTTTCCGCTCAAGCGCTTCAAGCGGCTTGGCTATGAGCATGCCGCAATGAACGGGCAGAAGGGCTATCACGGCGTTGTCGTGCTCTCGCGCTTTCCGTTCGAATCGACCAGCAAGCGCGGTTTTTGCGGGCTCACCGATTCACGTCACATCTCCGTTGTGCTGGGCGAGCAGGCCGGCCTGAAGGACCCCATCGTCGTGCATAATCTCTATGTGCCGGCAGGGGGCGATATTCCCAATCCCGATGTCAATCCGAAATTCAAGCACAAGCTGTCATTTCTCGATGAGATGCGCGATTGCGAAGAAGTGCATGTCAACGGCAATGCGCGTTCGATCCTGCTCGGCGATCTGAACGTCGCGCCGCGCGAGCATGACGTCTGGAGTCACAAGCAGCTTCTCGACATCGTGTCGCACACACCGATCGAAACCGAAAAACTGAACGCGGCGCAGAAAGCCGGCGGCTGGGTCGATGCGATGCGCGAATTGGTGCCGGAGCCAACAAAGCTCTATACATGGTGGAGCTATCGTTCGCCGGACTGGAAAGCCGCCGATAAGGGCCGCAGGCTCGATCACATGTGGCTTGCGCCAGCGCTGATGGATCGCGTGTCGGATATCAAGATTTCAAAGGAAGCCCGCGGTTGGGCCCAGCCGTCGGATCATGTGCCGGTGACGGCGACGTTTGAGGTCTAA
- a CDS encoding GCG_CRPN prefix-to-repeats domain-containing protein — translation MQKLLLTAVFSGAVALMTFQAQAFPVSPISPVQTSSDIVQVRGGCGLGWHRGPYGGCRRNWARGARAFAGPRCWFRRTPWGPRRVCRW, via the coding sequence ATGCAGAAGTTGTTGCTTACCGCTGTATTCAGCGGCGCTGTCGCGCTGATGACGTTCCAAGCTCAGGCTTTCCCCGTTAGCCCAATATCCCCGGTCCAAACGTCGTCTGACATTGTACAGGTCCGCGGCGGCTGCGGGCTTGGTTGGCATCGAGGGCCCTATGGCGGATGCCGCCGCAATTGGGCACGCGGAGCTCGTGCCTTTGCCGGTCCGCGCTGCTGGTTCCGCCGCACACCATGGGGCCCGCGCCGCGTTTGCCGCTGGTAA
- a CDS encoding isocitrate lyase/PEP mutase family protein, producing the protein MPSIVEKRHAFRRLHETGCFVIPNPWDIGSARYLQHLGFKALATTSLGYAYAAGYADGEVPLGLMLDHIAEMVEASDVPVNADFEGGYAHEPEGVAENVMACVGTGVAGLSIEDSTGDKAVPLYPFDQALARIRAAREAIDKTGEDVMLTARTEGFIRGRPDMDETIRRLKAFADAGADCLYAPGIKTREEIKVVVESVAPKPVNILIGWPSILSVQDVAALGARRISVGGSLARSAWGGFMRAARQIADGGSFGGFADAAPAGDLNAFFREDRKKRPAE; encoded by the coding sequence ATGCCCAGTATTGTCGAGAAACGCCACGCCTTCCGCCGTCTGCATGAAACCGGTTGCTTCGTCATCCCCAATCCCTGGGACATCGGCAGTGCACGCTATCTCCAGCATCTTGGCTTCAAGGCGCTGGCGACGACAAGCCTCGGCTACGCTTATGCCGCCGGCTATGCGGACGGCGAAGTGCCGCTCGGGCTGATGCTGGATCATATCGCCGAAATGGTCGAGGCGAGCGATGTGCCGGTCAATGCCGATTTCGAGGGTGGGTATGCGCATGAGCCGGAGGGCGTCGCCGAGAATGTGATGGCGTGTGTCGGAACCGGCGTCGCCGGTTTGTCGATCGAGGATTCCACCGGCGACAAGGCGGTGCCACTTTATCCCTTCGATCAGGCCCTGGCGCGCATCAGGGCTGCGCGGGAGGCGATCGACAAGACGGGCGAGGACGTGATGCTGACCGCCCGCACCGAGGGCTTCATTCGCGGGCGCCCCGACATGGACGAAACCATTCGACGGCTGAAAGCCTTCGCCGACGCTGGCGCTGATTGTCTCTATGCGCCCGGCATCAAGACCCGCGAAGAGATCAAGGTGGTTGTCGAGAGCGTTGCGCCGAAGCCGGTGAATATCCTGATCGGCTGGCCGAGCATTCTCAGCGTGCAGGACGTTGCAGCGCTGGGTGCGAGGCGCATCAGTGTCGGCGGGTCGCTCGCACGCTCTGCCTGGGGCGGCTTCATGCGCGCAGCACGGCAGATCGCCGATGGTGGCAGTTTCGGTGGATTTGCCGACGCAGCACCCGCTGGCGATCTGAACGCGTTTTTTCGCGAGGATCGCAAGAAGCGACCGGCTGAATGA
- a CDS encoding GNAT family N-acetyltransferase produces MSEPLNFKPAIRPADVALAGHYGSVVKLDPLQHGASLWNAIKDHPDLWDYMPYGPFESAKAFDDWLLDRASLSDPYVYAILDPDGHALGLAALMNIHPEMGVIEVGHIAYAPALQRTRLGTEAQYLLASYAFDALGYRRYEWKCNALNKASRAAAQRYGFSFEGIFRQHMVVKGHNRDTAWYSIIDIEWPARKAAFERWLSPDNFDARGHQKARLSDLMAR; encoded by the coding sequence ATGAGCGAGCCGCTCAATTTCAAGCCCGCAATACGTCCCGCCGATGTGGCCCTGGCCGGTCATTACGGCAGTGTAGTGAAACTCGACCCTTTGCAACACGGTGCGTCACTTTGGAATGCGATCAAGGATCATCCGGATTTGTGGGACTACATGCCCTATGGGCCGTTCGAGAGCGCCAAAGCATTTGACGACTGGCTCCTCGATCGCGCGTCGCTCAGCGACCCTTACGTTTACGCGATCCTCGATCCGGACGGTCATGCGCTCGGTCTTGCCGCGCTGATGAATATCCATCCGGAAATGGGTGTGATCGAGGTCGGGCACATCGCCTATGCGCCGGCTTTGCAGCGCACGCGGCTTGGCACGGAGGCGCAATATCTGCTCGCGTCCTATGCATTCGATGCGCTGGGCTACCGGCGTTATGAATGGAAGTGCAACGCACTCAATAAGGCGTCGCGTGCGGCGGCTCAGCGTTACGGCTTTTCCTTCGAAGGCATCTTTCGCCAGCACATGGTGGTGAAGGGCCACAATCGCGACACTGCCTGGTATTCGATCATCGATATCGAATGGCCGGCGCGCAAGGCGGCTTTCGAGCGATGGCTGTCGCCCGATAATTTCGATGCACGAGGCCACCAAAAAGCGCGATTGTCGGATTTGATGGCGCGCTGA
- a CDS encoding L,D-transpeptidase family protein: protein MSPRPFVHIQVHKQPGTKTRGILMAGHAAIPVALGRGGILTNKREGDGGTPRGNFRLKRLWWRQDRITRPRTRLPVRAIRPADAWSEDPADRRYNRPVHREPDEPGDRLMRADDLYDLIIEIDHNDRPRVAGRGSAVFIHIARDGFKPTAGCVALRRNDLLRLLQRVGPQTRIIVR from the coding sequence ATGTCCCCGCGGCCATTCGTTCACATTCAGGTTCATAAACAACCCGGAACCAAAACCCGTGGTATTTTAATGGCAGGACATGCCGCCATCCCGGTCGCGTTGGGCCGGGGAGGCATCCTGACGAACAAACGGGAGGGCGACGGTGGCACCCCCCGAGGGAACTTTCGTCTGAAGCGGCTCTGGTGGCGGCAGGACCGAATCACCCGCCCCCGCACTAGATTACCAGTCCGAGCTATCCGTCCCGCCGATGCCTGGAGCGAAGACCCGGCCGACCGACGCTATAACCGCCCCGTGCATCGAGAGCCGGACGAGCCCGGTGACCGCCTGATGCGGGCCGATGATCTTTACGACCTGATTATAGAAATCGATCACAACGATCGCCCTCGCGTCGCCGGCCGCGGCAGCGCCGTTTTCATTCACATCGCGCGCGACGGTTTCAAACCGACGGCTGGATGCGTTGCGCTGCGCCGGAACGATCTTCTCAGACTGCTGCAACGGGTGGGACCACAAACGCGCATTATCGTCCGGTAA
- a CDS encoding IlvD/Edd family dehydratase — protein sequence MTKMTEQVKQGRTLRSRLWFDNPDNPGMTALYLERYLNYGLTLDELTSGKPIIGIAQTGSDLVPCNRHHIELAKRVREGIRDAGGVAFEFPVHPLQETGIRPTAALERNLAYLGLVEVLYGYPLDGVVLTTGCDKTTPACLMAAATVNIPAIVLSGGPMLNGWWNGERSGSGTVIWQARKDLAAEKIDYKEFLAIVASSAPSIGHCNTMGTASTMNALAEALGMSLPGCAAIPAPYRERAQIAYETGLRAVEIVHEDLKPSDILTREAFENAIIACSAIGGSTNAPIHIAAIGRHIGVDVSIGDWETIGFDVPLLVNMQPAGHYLGEEYYRAGGLPAVLHELLNAGRIHGDVKTINGKTMAENVRNAKASDADVIWPYAKPLKKEAGFRVLRGNLFSSAIMKTSVISEDFRKRYLSNPDDPNAFEGRAVVFDGPEDYHARIDDPALNIDENTLLFIRGVGPIGYPGSAEVVNMQPPATLIKAGIESLPCIGDGRQSGTSGSPSILNASPEAAAGGGLALLQTGDRVRIDLRKGTADMLVPKAELDRRRVALDEAGGFAVPKSQTPWQEIYRSLTDQMAEGQVLRGADCYQRVAQTSIPRDSH from the coding sequence ATGACGAAGATGACAGAACAGGTGAAGCAAGGCCGCACGCTTCGTTCGCGGCTCTGGTTTGATAACCCCGATAATCCCGGCATGACTGCGCTCTATCTCGAGCGCTATCTCAACTACGGCCTGACGCTCGATGAGCTTACCTCCGGCAAGCCGATCATCGGCATTGCGCAGACCGGCAGCGACCTCGTGCCCTGCAACCGCCATCACATCGAACTGGCCAAGCGTGTGCGTGAAGGCATCCGCGATGCCGGCGGCGTCGCGTTCGAATTTCCGGTGCACCCGCTGCAGGAGACGGGAATAAGGCCGACCGCGGCACTCGAGCGTAACCTCGCCTATCTCGGTCTCGTCGAAGTGCTCTACGGCTATCCGCTCGATGGTGTCGTGCTGACCACAGGATGCGACAAGACAACGCCGGCCTGTCTTATGGCTGCAGCCACGGTGAATATTCCCGCCATCGTCTTGTCCGGCGGACCAATGCTGAATGGCTGGTGGAACGGCGAACGCTCCGGCTCCGGCACGGTGATCTGGCAGGCGCGCAAGGATCTTGCCGCCGAGAAGATCGACTACAAGGAATTTCTTGCCATTGTGGCGTCATCCGCTCCGTCCATCGGTCATTGCAACACGATGGGCACGGCCTCGACCATGAATGCGTTGGCCGAAGCACTTGGTATGTCGCTGCCTGGCTGCGCCGCAATTCCCGCTCCCTATCGCGAGCGCGCGCAAATCGCTTACGAAACCGGGTTGCGCGCGGTCGAAATCGTGCATGAAGATTTGAAGCCGTCCGATATTCTGACTCGCGAAGCGTTCGAGAATGCGATCATTGCCTGCTCGGCGATCGGCGGCTCGACCAATGCGCCGATTCACATCGCCGCGATCGGGCGCCATATCGGCGTCGACGTCTCGATCGGTGATTGGGAGACAATCGGATTCGATGTGCCGCTGCTCGTCAACATGCAGCCGGCCGGTCATTATCTCGGCGAGGAATATTATCGTGCTGGCGGATTGCCAGCCGTGCTGCATGAATTGCTGAATGCAGGCCGCATCCATGGCGATGTGAAAACGATCAACGGCAAGACCATGGCCGAGAATGTCCGCAACGCAAAAGCCAGCGATGCCGACGTCATTTGGCCTTACGCCAAACCGCTGAAAAAGGAAGCTGGCTTTCGCGTATTGCGCGGCAACCTGTTCAGTTCGGCGATCATGAAAACCAGCGTGATCTCGGAGGACTTCCGCAAACGCTATCTGTCCAATCCCGACGACCCGAACGCTTTCGAAGGTCGCGCCGTCGTGTTCGATGGCCCCGAGGATTATCACGCGCGCATCGACGATCCAGCGCTGAACATTGACGAGAACACGCTATTATTCATTCGCGGCGTTGGGCCGATCGGCTATCCCGGATCGGCCGAGGTGGTGAACATGCAACCGCCAGCCACGCTCATTAAAGCAGGGATCGAGTCGCTGCCCTGCATTGGAGATGGCCGGCAATCCGGCACATCCGGTTCGCCTTCGATTCTGAACGCCTCGCCGGAGGCTGCGGCCGGCGGCGGCCTGGCTTTGCTTCAGACAGGGGACCGTGTCCGCATCGATTTGCGCAAGGGCACGGCGGATATGCTGGTGCCAAAGGCTGAACTCGACCGGCGGCGCGTGGCCCTTGATGAGGCGGGCGGTTTTGCAGTGCCGAAAAGCCAGACGCCCTGGCAGGAAATTTATCGCAGCCTGACCGATCAGATGGCCGAGGGGCAGGTGCTGCGGGGAGCAGACTGCTATCAGCGCGTTGCCCAAACCAGCATTCCCAGGGACAGTCATTGA
- a CDS encoding SDR family oxidoreductase translates to MTGRLQDKVTVITAAGQGIGRAIAEAFIAEGAKVIATDLDAGKLKGLQVAKASSLDVRSTEAVNALAQTVTKDFGGADILVNCAGFVHNGTVLQCSEADWDFSFDLNVKSMHRTINAFLPEMLKKQHGSIVNISSAASSITGLPNRYVYGATKAAVIGLTKAVAADFIRQGIRCNAICPGTIESPSLEGRIEAVAQSTKQSNDTARQSFIDRQPMGRLGTAKEVAALAVFLASDEASYITGQPYLVDGGLAL, encoded by the coding sequence ATGACTGGACGTCTGCAGGACAAAGTTACTGTCATCACCGCCGCGGGGCAGGGGATTGGCCGGGCGATCGCGGAAGCTTTCATTGCCGAAGGTGCGAAAGTGATCGCAACCGATCTCGATGCTGGCAAATTGAAGGGCCTGCAGGTGGCGAAGGCATCATCGCTCGATGTGCGCTCGACCGAAGCCGTCAACGCACTGGCGCAGACGGTGACGAAAGATTTCGGCGGAGCCGACATTCTCGTCAATTGCGCTGGCTTTGTGCACAACGGAACTGTGCTGCAATGCTCGGAAGCCGATTGGGACTTTTCGTTCGACCTCAATGTCAAATCGATGCATCGCACGATCAACGCGTTTCTGCCCGAGATGCTAAAGAAGCAGCACGGGTCCATTGTCAATATTTCCTCGGCGGCATCGTCCATCACCGGGCTGCCGAACCGGTATGTGTACGGCGCGACCAAGGCGGCCGTGATCGGACTGACCAAGGCAGTTGCTGCCGATTTCATCCGGCAGGGCATCCGCTGCAATGCGATCTGTCCGGGAACGATTGAATCGCCGTCGCTCGAAGGCCGCATCGAAGCGGTGGCGCAATCCACCAAACAATCCAATGACACCGCGCGGCAAAGCTTTATCGACCGCCAGCCGATGGGCCGGCTCGGCACGGCTAAGGAAGTCGCTGCGCTGGCGGTCTTTCTGGCCTCCGACGAGGCGAGCTACATCACTGGCCAGCCCTATCTGGTCGATGGCGGATTGGCGTTGTAA
- a CDS encoding hemolysin family protein: MTVWLELAIVVGLILLNGFFAMAELAIVSSRRIRLQQMADGGSAGAARALTLAENPGRFLSGVQVGITLIGILSGAYGGSTLGARLGQVLNEYPIFAPRGDEIAFIVVVIAITALSVVVGELVPKRIALLKPEPIASAVAGPLQILVLIARPLVWFLETSTALLLKLLRIPEKRSDGVTEEEVRIAIAEGTEAGVIDEVEEEMIHGVLALADSSVASVMVPRPDVYWIDLADDKEVIEREIADCPYSRIVVAREGDIGRPLGVLQKKDLVGDLVAGRGIQVEERLIEPVFVPETMPVLRLLETFKSTPVHIAFVVDEYGDFLGVATLNDVLEGIAGDLGEEHEQPSEDIVRRPDGSWLVDGRAPVSELLEKLKLPEVDGEFHTAAGFALERLAHIPVECETFEIPGWRIEILDMDGKRIDKLLFVPMPQTVDG, encoded by the coding sequence ATGACGGTTTGGCTTGAACTTGCCATCGTCGTTGGGCTGATCCTGCTCAACGGCTTTTTCGCAATGGCAGAACTGGCGATCGTGTCCTCGCGACGCATCCGCCTGCAACAGATGGCGGATGGAGGCAGCGCCGGTGCCGCGCGCGCCTTGACGCTGGCGGAGAATCCCGGCCGCTTTTTATCTGGCGTGCAGGTCGGCATCACGCTGATTGGCATCCTGTCCGGCGCCTATGGCGGCTCGACGCTGGGCGCACGGCTGGGTCAGGTGTTGAACGAATATCCGATCTTTGCCCCGCGCGGCGATGAGATCGCCTTCATTGTTGTGGTCATTGCCATCACCGCTTTATCGGTGGTCGTTGGCGAACTGGTTCCGAAAAGGATCGCGCTTCTCAAGCCCGAGCCGATCGCGTCGGCCGTTGCGGGGCCGTTGCAGATCCTGGTGCTGATTGCGCGGCCGCTGGTGTGGTTTCTCGAAACCTCGACTGCCTTGCTGCTGAAGTTACTGCGTATCCCCGAAAAGCGATCCGACGGCGTCACCGAAGAAGAGGTGAGGATCGCCATCGCCGAGGGTACCGAAGCTGGCGTCATCGACGAAGTCGAAGAGGAGATGATTCACGGCGTGCTGGCGCTGGCGGATTCATCGGTCGCTTCGGTGATGGTGCCGCGGCCCGATGTGTACTGGATTGATCTTGCCGACGACAAAGAGGTGATCGAGCGAGAAATTGCCGATTGTCCTTATTCGCGTATCGTGGTGGCGCGCGAAGGCGATATCGGCCGGCCGCTTGGTGTCCTGCAGAAGAAAGATTTGGTTGGCGATCTGGTTGCGGGGCGCGGCATTCAGGTCGAGGAACGGCTGATCGAACCGGTTTTCGTTCCTGAGACCATGCCGGTGCTGCGCCTGCTCGAAACGTTCAAATCGACGCCGGTTCATATCGCATTCGTTGTCGACGAATATGGCGACTTCCTCGGCGTCGCCACTTTGAACGATGTTCTGGAAGGCATTGCCGGCGATCTCGGCGAAGAACACGAGCAGCCATCCGAAGATATTGTGCGGCGGCCGGATGGGTCATGGCTCGTCGATGGCCGCGCGCCGGTCAGCGAGCTGCTTGAAAAGCTGAAGCTGCCGGAAGTGGACGGCGAATTCCACACAGCCGCCGGATTCGCGCTGGAACGGCTTGCCCACATCCCGGTCGAATGCGAGACCTTCGAAATTCCCGGCTGGCGTATCGAAATCCTCGATATGGACGGCAAGCGGATCGACAAGCTGCTGTTCGTACCGATGCCTCAAACGGTGGACGGATAG
- a CDS encoding pyridoxal phosphate-dependent aminotransferase yields MMHTVAAFDRIGEENAFAVLARANVLAAQGRDIINLGIGQPDFRTPDFIVEAAIKALRDGHHGYTPATGIPQLREAVAADLHKRFSVAVSPDSVMIMPGGKPTMFMTIMMFGEPGVDILYPDPGFPIYRSMIEFTGANPVPVPIREENGFAFSAEETLQLLTPNARLLIVNSPANPTGGVTPKNEVDRLVAGLEQFPDVAVMSDEIYDHMTYDGEKHVCLLSYPSIRDRLVLLNGWSKTYAMTGWRLGYAVWPDKLYDYARKLAVNLHSCVNASAQYAGLAALQGPQDDVYKMVAEFDRRRKVVVDGLNKIPGVSCATPKGAFYAFPNIKKTKWKAKALASSLLEDAGVAIIGGPDFGILGEGYVRLSYANSTENILKALTRMGEFLESRKAA; encoded by the coding sequence ATCATGCATACCGTTGCGGCCTTCGACCGGATCGGCGAGGAAAATGCTTTCGCCGTGCTGGCGCGCGCCAATGTATTGGCGGCGCAAGGCCGTGATATTATTAATCTCGGTATTGGACAGCCGGATTTCCGTACTCCCGATTTCATTGTCGAGGCCGCGATCAAGGCTTTGCGCGACGGTCATCATGGCTACACGCCGGCGACCGGTATTCCTCAATTGCGTGAAGCTGTTGCCGCGGATCTGCACAAACGCTTTTCGGTCGCGGTATCGCCCGACAGCGTGATGATCATGCCGGGCGGCAAGCCGACCATGTTTATGACCATCATGATGTTCGGCGAGCCCGGCGTCGATATTCTCTATCCCGATCCAGGCTTTCCCATCTATCGCTCGATGATCGAGTTCACCGGCGCCAATCCGGTGCCGGTGCCTATCCGTGAGGAGAATGGCTTTGCTTTCTCAGCCGAAGAGACATTGCAGCTTCTGACACCAAATGCACGATTGCTGATCGTCAATTCGCCGGCCAATCCCACCGGCGGCGTCACGCCGAAAAACGAGGTCGACAGGCTGGTTGCAGGACTTGAGCAATTTCCCGATGTCGCCGTGATGTCGGACGAAATCTACGACCACATGACCTATGACGGCGAAAAGCATGTCTGCCTATTATCCTATCCATCGATCCGCGATCGCTTGGTCCTGCTCAATGGCTGGTCAAAGACCTATGCGATGACCGGATGGCGGCTCGGCTACGCGGTATGGCCCGACAAACTTTATGACTATGCGCGCAAGCTCGCCGTCAATCTGCATTCCTGCGTCAACGCATCGGCACAATATGCCGGCCTCGCCGCACTTCAGGGGCCGCAAGACGACGTCTATAAAATGGTCGCCGAGTTCGATCGCCGCCGCAAGGTCGTGGTCGATGGATTAAACAAAATACCTGGCGTCTCCTGCGCAACGCCGAAAGGCGCCTTCTATGCATTTCCCAACATCAAAAAGACGAAATGGAAAGCGAAAGCACTCGCTTCATCGTTGCTGGAGGACGCAGGCGTTGCAATCATCGGCGGACCGGATTTCGGCATTCTGGGTGAAGGCTATGTGCGCCTCAGTTACGCCAACTCGACCGAGAATATCCTGAAGGCGCTCACGCGCATGGGCGAATTTCTCGAAAGCCGCAAAGCGGCCTAG
- a CDS encoding response regulator transcription factor, with translation MSNVRKILIVDDDAELRDTLVEQLALHEEFEALGEETGSKGVQTAKAGQIDLVIMDVGLPDMDGREAVRLLRKSGFKAPVIMLTGHDTDSDTILGLESGANDYVTKPFRFAVLLARIRAQLRQHEASEDAVFTIGPYSFRPSSKLLTGDKGTKVRLTEKETAILRYLYRAGQRPVSRETLLQEVWGYNSGVTTHTLETHVYRLRQKVEKDAANPAILVTDAGGYKLVP, from the coding sequence ATGTCGAATGTACGAAAAATTCTGATTGTGGACGACGATGCCGAGCTTCGCGACACGCTGGTGGAGCAGCTTGCCTTGCACGAGGAATTCGAAGCCTTAGGCGAGGAAACTGGCAGCAAAGGTGTTCAGACGGCCAAAGCCGGCCAGATCGATCTCGTCATCATGGATGTCGGTTTGCCGGACATGGATGGCCGTGAAGCTGTCCGCCTGCTGCGGAAGTCCGGCTTCAAGGCGCCCGTCATCATGTTGACGGGCCATGACACCGATTCGGATACAATCCTCGGTCTCGAATCCGGCGCGAACGATTATGTGACCAAGCCGTTTCGCTTTGCCGTATTGCTGGCGCGCATCCGCGCGCAATTGCGTCAGCATGAGGCGAGCGAGGATGCTGTTTTTACCATCGGGCCATACAGCTTCCGGCCAAGTTCGAAGCTGCTGACAGGCGACAAGGGCACCAAGGTTCGCTTGACCGAAAAGGAAACGGCAATCCTGCGTTACCTCTATCGCGCCGGCCAGCGGCCGGTATCGCGCGAGACATTGTTGCAGGAAGTGTGGGGCTATAATTCAGGTGTTACCACCCACACGCTGGAAACGCATGTCTATCGGCTTCGGCAGAAGGTCGAGAAGGATGCGGCCAATCCGGCAATTCTTGTGACGGATGCTGGCGGGTACAAGCTGGTGCCCTAG
- a CDS encoding Crp/Fnr family transcriptional regulator has product MSIDEDIAILEQVPMLKVLGRAALRLIAVGAETRQVEEGEVLFRPSDRIDCAYLVQEGTFNLKVDPASSTKMMEAGPGILLGEFALISDAVHPLSATAQEACTVIRISRSMFRKILEDDADAAVRLHDFLTRRARQSMADMLLVRNTLDPERRS; this is encoded by the coding sequence ATGAGCATCGACGAGGATATCGCGATTCTAGAACAAGTGCCGATGCTCAAGGTCCTCGGCCGTGCTGCCCTGCGTCTGATTGCGGTGGGTGCCGAAACGAGGCAGGTGGAAGAGGGCGAGGTTCTGTTTCGTCCAAGCGACCGGATCGATTGCGCCTATCTCGTTCAGGAGGGGACGTTCAATCTCAAGGTCGATCCGGCGTCGTCGACGAAGATGATGGAAGCGGGCCCGGGCATACTGCTCGGTGAATTTGCACTGATCAGCGATGCCGTGCATCCGCTCAGCGCCACGGCGCAAGAAGCGTGCACTGTGATCCGCATTTCGCGCAGCATGTTCAGGAAGATCCTGGAAGACGATGCTGATGCTGCTGTTCGCCTGCACGATTTTCTGACGCGACGCGCACGTCAATCGATGGCGGATATGCTTCTCGTGCGCAACACGCTCGATCCGGAGCGTAGGAGTTAG
- a CDS encoding transporter substrate-binding domain-containing protein translates to MRLVLVCGLVVASFAIAKDARANDDAIKQLAPADTLRVAIAVGPAPSALYTVKDASGTPRGVAVDLGAALAKKIGKPVQFVEYLASGAITNDADKGIWDVTFMPVDAARAKRVSFGAAYHVLSSTYLVTEKAPVKTVAEADKPGVRIAIVDGTATSRAAMAASKNATFITIGGVDEGVSLLKDNKADAIALSRESLTGLIGKLPGSRILDGGILNSYTAAAVPNGKPEALAYLTAFVEEMKASGAVRKSFDDIGLKTAVVAPAGAKP, encoded by the coding sequence ATGCGCCTTGTGCTGGTGTGCGGACTTGTGGTCGCATCTTTCGCAATTGCGAAAGACGCGAGGGCCAATGACGATGCAATCAAACAATTGGCTCCCGCTGATACCTTGCGGGTCGCCATCGCGGTCGGCCCTGCCCCTTCGGCGCTCTACACGGTCAAGGACGCCAGCGGAACGCCGCGTGGTGTCGCGGTCGATCTTGGCGCAGCGCTAGCCAAGAAAATCGGCAAGCCGGTGCAGTTTGTCGAATACCTTGCCTCCGGCGCGATCACCAACGACGCCGACAAAGGCATCTGGGACGTCACCTTCATGCCGGTCGATGCCGCGCGGGCCAAACGCGTTTCCTTTGGTGCCGCCTATCATGTGCTGAGTTCGACTTATCTGGTCACGGAAAAAGCACCGGTGAAAACCGTCGCCGAAGCCGACAAGCCGGGTGTGCGGATCGCCATTGTCGATGGCACGGCAACCTCACGCGCGGCGATGGCCGCATCGAAGAATGCGACCTTCATCACGATCGGCGGTGTCGACGAAGGCGTGTCCTTGCTGAAGGACAACAAGGCCGATGCGATCGCACTGTCGCGCGAGTCGCTCACCGGACTTATCGGCAAACTGCCGGGTTCGCGCATTCTCGATGGCGGCATCCTGAATTCCTACACCGCCGCTGCTGTACCGAATGGCAAGCCGGAAGCACTGGCCTATCTCACTGCATTCGTTGAGGAGATGAAGGCTTCAGGCGCCGTGCGAAAAAGCTTCGACGATATCGGATTGAAGACGGCCGTGGTCGCACCGGCGGGAGCGAAACCTTAG